In Maridesulfovibrio sp., the following proteins share a genomic window:
- a CDS encoding DUF805 domain-containing protein yields the protein MEFMEAVKTCIRKYATFKGRADRPEFWYWVLFTWILSMIAYTIDTAIFGSTDPLTRSLLASNIIVFITVVPTMAVSVRRLHDVGRSGWWFLLTFTVIGALLLLYWYASPSKNIRLADSV from the coding sequence ATGGAATTCATGGAAGCTGTAAAAACATGCATACGGAAATATGCGACATTTAAGGGTCGCGCAGATAGACCGGAGTTTTGGTACTGGGTACTCTTTACATGGATTCTTTCCATGATTGCCTACACTATCGATACAGCTATTTTCGGAAGTACCGATCCCCTGACTCGGTCATTGCTCGCCTCAAATATAATCGTTTTTATCACCGTTGTTCCTACTATGGCTGTCAGCGTTCGCCGTCTGCATGATGTCGGGCGTTCTGGATGGTGGTTCCTGCTTACTTTCACTGTAATTGGCGCATTGTTACTGCTCTATTGGTATGCCAGCCCAAGCAAAAACATCCGGCTTGCTGATTCTGTTTAA
- a CDS encoding septal ring lytic transglycosylase RlpA family protein, whose product MRILPAIFVVLSLICFGCASAPVQAKKSSSYTQSGKASYYADKYHGRSTASGELYDKKAKTGAHRKLPFGTRVRVTNVANGKSVIVRINDRGPFTKGRIIDLSRAAFSSIGNTNAGVISVTVDVID is encoded by the coding sequence ATGCGAATACTCCCAGCAATTTTTGTCGTGTTGAGCTTGATCTGTTTCGGCTGCGCTTCAGCTCCGGTACAGGCAAAAAAATCATCGAGCTATACTCAGTCAGGGAAAGCTTCATACTACGCCGATAAATATCACGGACGATCGACAGCCAGCGGAGAACTGTACGATAAAAAGGCGAAGACAGGCGCACACCGAAAATTACCTTTCGGTACACGGGTACGGGTAACAAATGTGGCAAATGGGAAAAGCGTCATAGTGCGGATAAATGATCGCGGTCCCTTCACGAAAGGACGCATCATTGACCTCTCGCGAGCCGCTTTCAGTTCGATTGGCAACACGAATGCAGGAGTCATTTCTGTTACCGTTGATGTTATTGATTAG